From the Acidilutibacter cellobiosedens genome, one window contains:
- a CDS encoding nucleotidyltransferase family protein, with the protein MKTNLENVFVLPDYTIRMVLEKLDKGGRGIVLAVDKDKRLIGTVTDGDIRRALLNGVTLNNSIKDIIHYNSVYAKIGTTREDIKDIFIKKAIKQLPIVDDFGRVLDLISINDILLPKGKENPVLIMAGGLGSRLKNLTKEVPKPMLKVGQDPILYHIINNFKQYGYNNILISVNYKSEIIENYFQNGYAYGVKIEYIKEKKRLGTAGSIYLAKDYLDKPFFVINGDIFTNLNVDNMMKFHLENGFPMTVGTKKYFYQIPYGVIQPKGNAVEKIVEKPEIEYLINGGIYCLNPEVIKYIPENKYFEITDLINICIDKGLNVGNYEIEEYWMDIGKIDDYNKVNDDVENIVYLKQ; encoded by the coding sequence ATGAAGACAAATTTGGAAAATGTATTTGTATTGCCAGATTATACTATAAGAATGGTACTGGAAAAATTGGATAAGGGGGGCAGAGGAATAGTACTGGCCGTAGATAAAGATAAAAGACTAATAGGTACTGTTACGGATGGAGATATAAGGAGGGCACTCCTTAATGGTGTAACTTTAAATAATTCTATAAAGGATATTATTCATTATAATTCGGTATATGCTAAAATCGGAACAACAAGAGAAGATATAAAGGATATATTTATAAAAAAAGCAATAAAACAGCTTCCGATAGTAGATGACTTTGGCAGAGTTTTAGACTTAATAAGTATTAATGATATATTGCTTCCCAAGGGAAAAGAAAATCCTGTATTGATAATGGCAGGAGGTTTGGGTTCAAGACTAAAAAATCTGACAAAAGAAGTTCCGAAACCAATGCTAAAGGTAGGACAAGATCCCATTCTTTATCATATTATCAATAATTTTAAACAGTATGGATATAACAATATACTTATTTCTGTTAATTATAAGTCGGAAATAATAGAAAATTATTTTCAGAATGGTTATGCTTATGGAGTCAAGATAGAATACATAAAAGAGAAGAAAAGGTTAGGAACGGCAGGAAGTATATACCTTGCAAAAGATTATCTTGATAAACCTTTTTTTGTCATTAACGGAGATATATTTACGAATTTAAATGTAGACAATATGATGAAATTTCATTTAGAAAATGGATTCCCTATGACTGTTGGAACTAAGAAGTATTTTTATCAGATACCTTATGGAGTGATTCAGCCTAAGGGAAATGCCGTAGAAAAAATTGTGGAAAAACCGGAGATAGAATATTTGATTAACGGAGGGATATATTGTTTGAATCCTGAGGTGATAAAATATATACCGGAAAATAAATATTTTGAGATTACAGATTTGATAAATATTTGCATAGATAAAGGACTAAATGTAGGAAATTATGAAATAGAAGAATATTGGATGGATATAGGAAAGATAGATGATTATAATAAGGTCAATGATGATGTTGAAAATATAGTTTATTTAAAACAGTGA